The Anoxybacillus flavithermus genome has a segment encoding these proteins:
- a CDS encoding branched-chain amino acid ABC transporter permease: MAFFLQMLVTGIVVGSVYALVALGFVLIYKSSDAINFAQGEFLLIGTYVCLTLVASYNVPFIAALLLALAFSALLGWSVEKVVLRPFIGKPVISMIMATIGLSSVLAGIVHIIWGHETRVYPPVFSEKPLQFGEVIIAPVYAWSFVIVMIWLIIFTLFFKYSRFGIAMRATADDQQAALSMGISVKTIFAIAWAIAAIVSAVGGVLLGNINGVNSSLSLIGLKVLPVAILGGLDSIPGAIIGGIFIGIIESMTGGYLDPLVGGGLKEVIPFVILVIILMVKPYGLFGKKEIERV; encoded by the coding sequence ATGGCTTTTTTCTTACAAATGCTTGTAACCGGCATCGTTGTCGGGAGTGTATATGCACTTGTTGCGCTAGGGTTTGTACTCATTTACAAATCGAGCGATGCCATTAATTTTGCGCAAGGCGAGTTTTTACTCATTGGAACATACGTTTGTTTAACGCTTGTTGCTAGCTATAACGTTCCATTTATTGCGGCGCTATTGCTTGCTCTAGCGTTTAGTGCATTGCTCGGTTGGAGTGTAGAGAAAGTAGTATTGCGTCCTTTCATTGGAAAACCGGTCATTTCTATGATTATGGCAACGATCGGACTATCGAGTGTACTTGCAGGAATCGTCCATATCATTTGGGGACATGAAACGCGTGTATATCCACCTGTTTTTTCTGAAAAGCCATTGCAGTTTGGTGAAGTCATTATTGCTCCTGTATATGCGTGGTCGTTTGTCATCGTAATGATTTGGCTCATCATTTTTACGTTATTTTTCAAATATTCACGGTTTGGGATCGCGATGCGGGCGACGGCAGACGATCAACAAGCAGCTTTGTCTATGGGAATTAGTGTAAAAACGATTTTCGCGATTGCATGGGCGATTGCAGCAATTGTATCAGCAGTTGGCGGAGTGCTATTAGGAAATATTAATGGAGTTAACTCTTCGCTTTCGCTGATCGGATTGAAAGTGTTACCGGTTGCTATTTTAGGTGGGCTTGACAGCATTCCTGGGGCAATTATCGGTGGGATTTTCATCGGGATCATTGAAAGCATGACAGGGGGATATTTAGATCCGCTTGTCGGAGGCGGTTTGAAAGAAGTCATTCCGTTTGTCATTCTCGTCATCATTCTTATGGTCAAACCGTACGGATTATTTGGTAAAAAAGAAATTGAAAGGGTGTGA
- a CDS encoding branched-chain amino acid ABC transporter permease produces the protein MRNPFVMQCGEFHVDYKQDMAIWKIARVRWRIVTIVALFALFPMVATDYVVGLATLCGIAGIGAIGLNILTGFTGQISIGVGAFLGVGGYTSAILTTKLGISFWIAFPLAGLITALVGALFGIPSLRLKGLYLAIATLAAQVIILFVISRWDSLTGGTAGLVLSRPQIGSFTFTSETSYYYLMFVVLLITIVFSLNLFRTRVGRAFIAVRDRDIAAEVMGIDLFKYKVLAFFVSSFFVGIAGALLGHYTMIVSPELYSISVSIEYLAMILVGGLGSVFGSLYGAVFITLMPVVLRSVVDVLSGTFPGLEAVLIGMKEVVFGVVIILFLVYEPDGLNKIWSNIKNYFRLWPFSYTK, from the coding sequence GTGCGAAATCCGTTTGTGATGCAATGTGGTGAGTTCCATGTCGATTATAAGCAAGATATGGCGATTTGGAAAATTGCACGTGTGCGCTGGCGTATTGTAACGATTGTTGCGCTATTTGCACTTTTTCCTATGGTTGCGACAGACTACGTAGTCGGTTTGGCGACATTATGTGGTATTGCAGGCATTGGGGCCATCGGATTAAATATTTTGACAGGGTTTACTGGTCAAATTTCAATCGGGGTTGGTGCATTTTTAGGAGTAGGAGGATATACATCCGCCATCTTAACTACAAAGCTAGGCATCAGCTTTTGGATCGCTTTCCCGCTTGCTGGTCTCATTACAGCGCTTGTCGGTGCTTTATTTGGGATCCCATCACTGCGTTTAAAAGGGCTATATTTAGCGATCGCCACGCTGGCCGCACAAGTAATCATTTTGTTTGTCATTTCACGTTGGGATTCGTTAACTGGAGGTACAGCGGGGCTTGTGTTGAGTCGTCCACAAATCGGTTCGTTTACGTTTACGAGTGAAACGAGCTATTATTACTTAATGTTTGTCGTTTTACTCATTACGATTGTTTTTTCGCTGAATTTATTTCGCACGCGTGTCGGACGCGCATTCATCGCTGTGCGCGATCGCGATATTGCTGCCGAAGTGATGGGGATTGATTTATTTAAATACAAAGTGCTTGCCTTTTTCGTTAGTTCATTTTTCGTTGGTATTGCTGGCGCGCTTCTTGGGCATTACACGATGATCGTTAGCCCAGAACTTTATAGCATTTCCGTTTCAATTGAATATTTAGCGATGATTTTAGTCGGTGGCTTAGGAAGCGTGTTCGGTTCATTGTATGGAGCTGTGTTTATTACGCTTATGCCGGTTGTTTTACGGAGCGTTGTCGATGTATTAAGCGGTACGTTTCCTGGGTTAGAAGCTGTTCTCATTGGTATGAAAGAAGTTGTCTTCGGGGTTGTGATCATCTTATTTCTCGTGTATGAGCCAGATGGACTAAATAAAATTTGGTCCAATATAAAAAATTATTTTCGCCTCTGGCCATTTTCTTATACGAAGTAA
- a CDS encoding ABC transporter substrate-binding protein: MKKKGALLATLLLGASMLFGCSGGDKAATEPTKEGGKEQGTIKIGALFDITGATGDVGTPYAEGEKAYIEYINSKGGVNGYKIELVGQDYAYKIPEAQKLYQKYKSSDKVSAILGWGTADTEALRQQVAADKLPFFSASYSENLKNIKESPYNFLTAASYSDQARSVLRWIKENHTGGTPKVALIYNDTAFGKSPIQDAKDFAKEIGVEIVDEQIVDLKALDATSQLLNMKKKAPDYAIIQQTWGATATILKDAKKLGIETQFIGLNWTTGEGLLPIAGDAAEGFIGVVTHAFPYEDLPGMAEVKEYLASKGEKLEDKNQKFIQGWVTAKILVEGIKKADDPTSGEGIRQGLEKLKDLDLGGLAAPVTFTADNHAGTNQIRLAKVENGQFKVFTDYFGY; this comes from the coding sequence ATGAAGAAAAAAGGTGCATTACTCGCCACATTGCTTCTTGGTGCAAGCATGTTGTTTGGATGTTCAGGAGGTGACAAGGCAGCGACAGAACCGACAAAAGAGGGTGGAAAAGAGCAAGGAACGATTAAAATTGGTGCACTGTTTGATATTACAGGTGCAACCGGTGATGTTGGTACACCGTATGCAGAAGGAGAGAAAGCGTATATTGAATATATTAACTCAAAAGGTGGGGTAAACGGCTACAAAATTGAGCTTGTTGGTCAAGATTATGCGTACAAAATTCCTGAAGCACAAAAGTTGTATCAAAAATACAAGTCAAGCGATAAAGTATCCGCCATTTTAGGATGGGGAACAGCTGATACAGAAGCGTTACGACAACAAGTGGCAGCGGATAAGCTACCGTTTTTTTCCGCTTCTTATTCTGAAAATTTAAAAAATATAAAAGAAAGTCCATACAACTTTTTAACAGCTGCATCGTATTCCGATCAAGCTCGTTCCGTGCTCCGTTGGATTAAAGAAAATCATACAGGCGGCACGCCAAAAGTTGCGCTCATTTACAACGACACCGCATTTGGAAAGTCGCCAATTCAAGATGCAAAAGATTTCGCGAAAGAAATTGGAGTAGAGATTGTGGATGAACAAATTGTTGACTTAAAAGCGCTTGATGCGACGTCCCAGCTTCTAAATATGAAGAAAAAAGCACCGGATTATGCGATTATTCAACAAACATGGGGAGCGACAGCAACGATTTTAAAAGATGCGAAAAAACTAGGCATTGAAACACAATTTATTGGTTTAAACTGGACAACTGGTGAAGGATTGCTTCCAATTGCAGGGGATGCGGCAGAAGGGTTCATCGGCGTTGTCACGCATGCGTTTCCATATGAAGATTTACCAGGCATGGCTGAAGTGAAAGAGTACTTAGCGAGCAAAGGTGAAAAGTTAGAGGATAAAAACCAAAAGTTTATTCAAGGATGGGTGACAGCAAAAATTTTAGTGGAAGGAATTAAGAAGGCGGACGATCCAACGAGTGGAGAAGGCATCCGTCAAGGATTAGAAAAATTAAAAGATCTTGATTTGGGAGGCTTAGCTGCACCAGTTACGTTTACGGCTGACAACCATGCGGGAACAAATCAAATTCGTCTAGCAAAAGTAGAAAACGGACAGTTTAAGGTGTTTACAGACTACTTCGGATATTAA
- a CDS encoding ABC transporter ATP-binding protein: protein MLTLNNVEVMYNRVILVLKGMSMVIPEGKIVALLGSNGAGKTTTLKAISGLLRSEDGEVTDGYIELYGERIEGKDAEEIVKKGIFQCMEGRRVFEHLTVEENLIVGAHTRKDRQNIKADLQKVYHYFPKLHMLRHRQAGYLSGGEQQMLAIGRGMMAKPKILLLDEPSLGIAPLLVKEIFSIIKRINEEEGTTILVVEQNANIALSIAHYGYIMENGRIVMDGPVERLLENEDVKEFYLGISEKGRKNYREVKSYKRRKRWL from the coding sequence ATGCTTACGTTAAACAACGTAGAAGTGATGTATAATCGTGTCATTCTCGTGCTTAAAGGAATGTCGATGGTCATTCCAGAAGGAAAAATTGTCGCGTTGCTTGGCAGTAACGGGGCAGGAAAAACAACAACGCTAAAAGCAATTTCGGGACTGTTAAGAAGTGAAGACGGTGAAGTGACTGATGGTTATATTGAGTTATATGGGGAACGAATCGAAGGAAAAGATGCAGAAGAAATTGTGAAAAAAGGTATTTTTCAATGTATGGAAGGAAGGCGAGTGTTTGAACATTTGACGGTAGAAGAAAATTTAATCGTCGGTGCTCATACGCGTAAAGATCGCCAAAACATAAAAGCTGATTTGCAAAAAGTATATCATTACTTTCCGAAGCTTCATATGTTACGTCATCGACAAGCTGGATATTTATCAGGTGGAGAACAACAAATGTTAGCGATTGGTCGAGGGATGATGGCGAAACCGAAAATTTTATTGCTTGATGAACCGTCGTTAGGAATTGCTCCGCTACTTGTGAAAGAAATCTTTTCGATCATTAAACGAATTAACGAAGAAGAAGGAACGACCATTCTCGTCGTTGAACAAAATGCGAATATCGCGTTGTCGATTGCGCATTACGGATACATTATGGAGAACGGTCGCATTGTCATGGACGGTCCTGTTGAGAGACTACTTGAAAATGAAGATGTAAAAGAATTTTACCTCGGCATAAGTGAAAAAGGAAGGAAAAATTATCGGGAAGTGAAGTCGTATAAACGGAGAAAGCGGTGGTTGTAG
- a CDS encoding phenylacetate--CoA ligase, which translates to MERWKSFLIEAYEQSPALRKRLDAENIDPYELEAIEQLHRIPVLKKEQLPLFQKHALPFGNMITKRSNELARIFMSPGPIYDPQGDDQDVWGFAEALQAAGFTKDDIVQNTFSYHLSPAGFMFDSALRQIGATVVPAGPGNRELQVQLMSDLQVTGYVGTPSFLHLLLQYADEKRVRVAVEKAFFTAEKLTESMREQFEQRGIRVFEGYGTADCGCIAFEDREGSGLKISSRAIVQLCDPITGVPLDEEGEIVVTIFDRTYPLVRFGTGDVSRWVDGYKGERIVGVLGRVGTSVKVKGMFVHEQQLKQVMTEVGCPTFQAIVTNENDRDQLTIYTEKELGEEAKQKINNVIRVTPVFVSVHRINEEERCLVDRRKW; encoded by the coding sequence GTGGAAAGATGGAAATCATTTTTAATTGAGGCGTATGAGCAGTCGCCTGCATTGCGCAAGCGATTAGACGCTGAAAACATCGATCCGTATGAACTAGAAGCGATTGAACAACTTCATCGTATTCCTGTATTAAAAAAGGAACAATTGCCTCTTTTCCAAAAACATGCGTTGCCATTTGGGAATATGATTACAAAACGATCGAATGAATTGGCGCGCATATTTATGTCTCCAGGACCGATTTACGATCCACAAGGAGACGATCAAGACGTTTGGGGATTTGCAGAGGCGCTTCAAGCAGCAGGTTTTACGAAAGATGATATTGTCCAAAACACGTTTTCTTATCATTTATCTCCAGCAGGTTTTATGTTTGATAGCGCCCTTCGTCAGATCGGAGCGACAGTCGTTCCTGCAGGACCGGGCAATCGCGAACTGCAAGTGCAACTTATGAGCGATTTACAAGTGACGGGATATGTCGGTACACCAAGTTTTTTACATTTATTGTTGCAGTACGCGGATGAAAAGAGAGTGCGTGTCGCAGTAGAAAAGGCGTTTTTTACCGCAGAGAAGTTAACGGAAAGCATGCGTGAACAGTTTGAACAAAGAGGTATTCGCGTTTTTGAAGGATATGGCACAGCTGATTGCGGGTGTATCGCGTTTGAAGATCGAGAGGGATCGGGCTTAAAAATTAGTTCACGTGCGATCGTGCAATTATGCGACCCGATTACAGGCGTACCGCTTGATGAAGAAGGGGAAATCGTTGTTACGATATTTGATCGGACGTATCCGCTCGTTCGGTTTGGTACGGGAGATGTTTCACGGTGGGTTGATGGCTACAAAGGAGAGCGTATCGTCGGTGTGCTTGGACGTGTCGGAACTAGTGTAAAAGTGAAAGGAATGTTTGTTCATGAACAACAGTTAAAGCAAGTGATGACGGAAGTGGGGTGTCCGACATTCCAAGCCATTGTGACAAACGAAAACGACCGTGATCAATTAACGATTTACACCGAAAAAGAACTGGGTGAAGAAGCGAAGCAAAAAATTAACAACGTCATTCGTGTGACCCCAGTATTCGTTTCTGTACATCGTATAAACGAAGAAGAGCGGTGTCTTGTTGATCGAAGAAAATGGTAA
- a CDS encoding NAD kinase has product MTERRNRMYFFHKHDEETTKQVQPLIELAKQYGFQVMDDAKHANIIVSVGGDGTFLQAVRKTGFRDDCLYAGISTSGSLSMYCDFHIHDTDKMIEAMATEQIEVRKYPTIYVTVNDSTSFYCLNECTIRSSIIKTFVMDVFIDHLHFETFRGDGMIIATPTGSTAYNKSVNGAVVDPMLPCFQVSELASLNNNRYRTLGSSFILSGNRKLTLKVVQDGNDYPIIGMDNEALSIQHVEKIDIALSGKVIKTVKLKDNSFWEKVKRTFL; this is encoded by the coding sequence ATGACTGAACGCCGTAATCGCATGTACTTTTTTCATAAACATGATGAAGAAACGACAAAGCAAGTACAACCGCTTATTGAACTCGCCAAACAGTATGGATTTCAAGTCATGGACGATGCGAAGCATGCAAACATTATTGTAAGCGTAGGTGGCGATGGGACATTTTTACAAGCCGTCAGAAAAACAGGCTTCCGTGACGACTGCTTATATGCCGGTATTTCAACGTCGGGTTCATTAAGTATGTATTGTGATTTTCATATTCATGATACGGACAAAATGATTGAGGCGATGGCAACCGAACAAATTGAAGTACGTAAATATCCAACGATTTACGTTACAGTAAATGACTCTACATCATTTTATTGTTTAAATGAATGTACGATTCGTTCAAGTATTATTAAAACATTTGTCATGGATGTATTTATTGATCATTTGCATTTTGAAACATTCCGTGGGGATGGCATGATCATTGCTACACCGACGGGAAGTACCGCCTACAACAAATCGGTCAATGGGGCAGTCGTAGACCCGATGCTTCCTTGCTTTCAAGTAAGCGAATTAGCATCGCTAAACAACAATCGTTATCGCACCCTCGGTTCATCATTTATTTTAAGCGGAAACCGAAAACTTACATTAAAAGTCGTACAAGACGGAAACGACTATCCAATTATCGGGATGGATAATGAAGCATTAAGCATTCAACATGTTGAAAAAATTGATATTGCATTAAGTGGAAAAGTCATAAAAACGGTCAAATTAAAAGATAACTCTTTTTGGGAAAAAGTAAAACGAACATTTTTGTAA
- a CDS encoding sporulation protein YtfJ, translating into MSGHPIEGLMTTAMENLKQMIDVNTIIGDPVETPDGSVILTVSKVGFGFAAGGSEFMLNGGHEQQKEAHPFGGGSGGGVSITPIAFLIVNSSGVKLLHVDESTHLYEKILDLAPQAIEKIQQMFEKKEKPQQQHEAPDFDI; encoded by the coding sequence ATGAGTGGACATCCAATTGAAGGACTAATGACGACAGCAATGGAAAATTTAAAACAAATGATCGATGTGAATACGATTATTGGTGATCCTGTCGAGACACCTGATGGAAGTGTCATTTTAACCGTTTCGAAAGTCGGTTTCGGCTTTGCGGCAGGCGGTAGTGAGTTTATGTTAAATGGCGGGCATGAACAACAAAAAGAAGCTCATCCGTTCGGCGGAGGAAGTGGTGGTGGAGTATCCATTACGCCAATTGCTTTTTTAATTGTGAACAGCTCCGGTGTGAAATTGTTGCATGTGGACGAAAGCACGCATTTATACGAGAAAATTTTAGACTTAGCCCCGCAAGCGATTGAAAAAATTCAACAAATGTTTGAGAAAAAAGAAAAGCCGCAGCAACAACATGAAGCACCAGATTTTGATATTTAG
- a CDS encoding 2-Cys peroxiredoxin: MAKVTFKGNPVTLIGNEVKVGDAAPNFTVLANDLSPVTLDDTKGFVRLISVVPSVDTGVCDAQTRRFNEEAGSIEGVKVLTISVDLPFAQKRWCAANGLENVVTLSDHRDVSFGQAYGVLIQELRLLARAVFVVDRNDRVTYVEYVSEATNHPNYEAAIEAAKQAAQQ, encoded by the coding sequence ATGGCGAAGGTTACATTTAAAGGAAATCCTGTCACATTAATCGGTAACGAAGTGAAAGTCGGTGATGCAGCTCCGAATTTTACGGTGCTTGCTAACGATTTATCACCAGTGACATTAGATGATACAAAAGGATTTGTTCGTTTAATTAGTGTTGTGCCATCTGTTGATACAGGCGTTTGTGATGCCCAAACACGTCGTTTCAATGAAGAAGCAGGAAGCATCGAAGGAGTAAAAGTATTAACGATTAGCGTCGATTTGCCATTTGCCCAAAAGCGTTGGTGCGCAGCAAACGGATTAGAAAACGTTGTGACATTATCTGACCATCGTGATGTGTCATTCGGCCAAGCATACGGTGTACTCATCCAAGAGCTACGTTTACTTGCTCGTGCTGTATTTGTGGTGGATCGCAACGATCGCGTGACATATGTTGAGTATGTATCAGAAGCGACGAATCATCCAAACTATGAAGCGGCCATTGAAGCGGCAAAACAAGCAGCTCAACAATAA
- a CDS encoding SAM-dependent methyltransferase — protein sequence MEKLFTVIDETATWLQEELKCSYLEAVAETGENLFHEDVLQEEVSELLKKRLQKAYASVHLHEWKNEHIRKALQLAMLKGMKEYVQPHHQMTPDAVAVFIGYLVDEFTKTYFSLSLLDPAIGTGNLMTAVLNQLTNKKVKSYGADADDLLLKLAYVNANLQQHDIQLFHQDSLKPLFIEQVDVVVCDLPIGYYPDDENAKSFRLHATSGHSYAHYLFIEQSIRYTKEGGYVFLVIPNTLFTSDESKQLHALIKEEMFIQGLLQLPLSMFKNEKAAKSIFILQKKGAHAKPPKQALLAQLPSFSNKEAMQAMVVKLEQWLKENRS from the coding sequence TTGGAAAAGCTATTTACAGTCATTGATGAAACGGCGACATGGTTACAAGAAGAATTAAAATGTTCGTATTTAGAGGCTGTTGCGGAAACAGGTGAAAACTTATTTCATGAGGATGTCTTGCAAGAAGAAGTGAGCGAGTTGTTAAAGAAACGGTTACAAAAGGCGTATGCATCTGTTCATTTGCACGAATGGAAAAATGAACACATCCGTAAAGCGTTGCAATTAGCGATGTTGAAAGGAATGAAGGAATACGTACAGCCACACCACCAAATGACGCCGGATGCGGTAGCGGTATTTATCGGCTATTTAGTTGATGAATTTACAAAAACGTATTTTTCGTTATCGCTTCTCGATCCTGCTATTGGTACAGGGAATTTAATGACAGCTGTTTTGAATCAACTGACAAATAAAAAAGTAAAAAGTTACGGAGCGGATGCAGACGATTTATTATTGAAACTTGCTTATGTAAATGCAAATTTACAACAACATGACATTCAATTGTTTCATCAAGACAGCCTAAAACCATTATTTATTGAACAAGTAGATGTTGTTGTATGTGATTTGCCAATCGGATATTACCCAGATGATGAAAACGCTAAATCGTTTCGCTTACATGCAACAAGCGGTCATTCATACGCTCATTATTTGTTTATTGAGCAAAGTATTCGTTATACGAAAGAAGGCGGGTATGTATTTCTCGTAATTCCAAATACGCTGTTTACATCAGACGAATCAAAACAACTGCATGCTCTAATCAAAGAAGAAATGTTTATTCAAGGCTTGTTGCAACTTCCGCTTTCGATGTTTAAAAATGAAAAGGCAGCGAAAAGTATTTTTATTTTGCAAAAGAAAGGCGCGCATGCAAAACCACCGAAACAAGCATTGCTCGCACAGCTCCCTAGCTTCTCAAATAAAGAGGCGATGCAAGCGATGGTTGTGAAGCTTGAACAATGGCTGAAAGAAAATCGTTCATAA
- a CDS encoding acetate kinase (Enables the production of acetyl-CoA by phosphorylating acetate in the presence of ATP and a divalent cation) has protein sequence MPKVIAINAGSSSLKFQLFNMPSEEVLTKGVVERIGFEDAIFNITVNGEKIKEVTPIPDHAVAVKMLLDKLIELGVIQSFDEIEGIGHRVVHGGEKFSDSVLITDETLKEIEDLSDLAPLHNPANVVGIKAFREVLPNVPAVAVFDTAFHQTMPEQSFLYSLPYEYYEKFGIRKYGFHGTSHKYVTQRAAELLGRPIEQLRLISCHLGNGASIAAVEGGKSIDTSMGFTPLAGVAMGTRSGNIDPALIPYIMQKTGKTAEEVIDILNKKSGMLGLTGFSSDLRDIEEAAAKGDQRAELALEVFAGRIHKYIGSYAARMCGVDAIIFTAGIGENSDVVRAKVLRGLEFMGVYWDPALNKVRGKEAFISYPHSPVKVLVIPTNEEVMIARDVMRLANLA, from the coding sequence ATGCCAAAAGTCATTGCGATCAATGCAGGAAGTTCTTCGTTAAAATTTCAATTGTTCAACATGCCGAGCGAGGAAGTATTAACAAAAGGTGTAGTTGAGCGAATTGGTTTTGAAGATGCGATTTTTAATATTACAGTCAATGGTGAAAAAATAAAAGAAGTAACGCCAATTCCGGATCATGCGGTTGCTGTAAAAATGTTGCTTGATAAATTAATTGAACTTGGTGTTATTCAATCGTTTGACGAAATCGAAGGAATTGGTCATCGTGTGGTACATGGTGGAGAGAAATTTAGCGACTCCGTTTTAATTACAGATGAGACGTTAAAAGAAATTGAAGACTTATCTGATTTAGCGCCATTGCACAACCCAGCAAACGTTGTCGGCATCAAAGCGTTTCGTGAAGTGTTACCGAACGTACCAGCTGTTGCAGTATTTGATACAGCATTCCATCAGACGATGCCAGAACAGTCGTTTTTGTATAGCTTGCCGTATGAGTATTACGAAAAGTTCGGCATTCGTAAATATGGCTTCCATGGCACATCACATAAATATGTGACACAGCGAGCAGCTGAATTGTTAGGTCGCCCAATTGAGCAGCTTCGTTTAATTTCTTGTCATTTAGGAAATGGAGCAAGTATTGCAGCGGTAGAAGGCGGGAAATCGATCGATACGTCGATGGGCTTTACACCGCTTGCTGGTGTAGCAATGGGGACGCGCTCAGGAAACATCGACCCAGCGTTAATCCCGTACATTATGCAAAAAACAGGGAAAACAGCCGAGGAAGTCATTGATATTTTAAATAAAAAGAGTGGTATGCTTGGTTTAACTGGTTTTTCAAGCGATTTACGCGATATTGAAGAAGCAGCTGCAAAAGGTGATCAACGCGCAGAATTAGCGCTCGAAGTGTTTGCTGGGCGCATTCATAAATACATCGGCTCATACGCAGCGCGCATGTGCGGTGTCGATGCGATTATTTTCACAGCTGGTATTGGGGAAAATAGTGATGTCGTGCGCGCGAAAGTATTACGCGGACTTGAATTTATGGGTGTTTACTGGGATCCGGCATTAAATAAAGTGCGCGGCAAAGAAGCGTTTATTAGTTATCCGCATTCTCCGGTAAAAGTATTAGTCATTCCAACGAATGAAGAGGTTATGATCGCCCGTGATGTGATGAGATTAGCGAACTTAGCATAA
- a CDS encoding argininosuccinate synthase: MANPKVVLAYSGGLDTSVAIKWLQEQGYDVVACCLDVGEGKDLEFVKEKALKVGAVKSYMIDAKEEFANEYALIALQAHALYEGKYPLISALSRPLISKKLVEIAELEGAVAVAHGCTGKGNDQVRFEVSIQALNPNLKVIAPVREWKWSREEEIEYAKQHDIPIPIDLDSPFSIDQNLWGRSNECGILEDPWAAPPEEAYELTVALEHTPNEPDIIEIGFEQGIPKTINGKAYSLAELILQLNALAGKHGVGRIDHVENRLVGIKSREVYECPGAMTLIKAHKELEDLTLVKEVAHFKPIIEQKIAEVIYNGLWFSPLKDALVAFLKETQKNVTGVVRVKLFKGHAIVEGRKSPFSLYDEKLATYTAEDEFDHQAAVGFISLFGLPTKVYSIVNGEKKVSV, translated from the coding sequence ATGGCAAATCCAAAAGTGGTGCTCGCTTATTCAGGAGGTTTAGATACATCGGTAGCGATTAAATGGCTACAAGAACAAGGATATGATGTTGTTGCTTGTTGTTTAGATGTGGGTGAAGGAAAAGACTTAGAATTTGTAAAAGAAAAAGCGCTAAAAGTTGGTGCTGTCAAGTCATATATGATTGACGCAAAAGAAGAATTTGCGAATGAATATGCGTTAATTGCTTTGCAAGCCCATGCGCTATATGAAGGAAAATATCCGCTCATCTCTGCGTTGTCCCGTCCGTTAATTTCAAAAAAGCTCGTTGAAATTGCTGAATTAGAAGGAGCAGTTGCTGTTGCGCACGGTTGCACAGGAAAAGGAAATGACCAAGTGCGCTTTGAAGTATCGATTCAAGCATTAAATCCGAATTTAAAAGTGATTGCACCTGTTCGGGAGTGGAAATGGTCACGTGAAGAAGAAATCGAATATGCGAAACAACATGACATTCCGATTCCAATCGATTTAGATAGTCCATTTTCCATCGATCAAAACTTATGGGGAAGAAGTAACGAATGTGGCATTTTGGAAGATCCGTGGGCTGCGCCGCCAGAAGAAGCATACGAGTTAACAGTTGCGCTTGAACATACACCGAATGAACCAGACATCATTGAAATCGGCTTTGAGCAAGGGATACCGAAAACAATTAACGGAAAAGCATATTCGCTTGCAGAGCTCATCTTACAATTAAATGCATTAGCAGGGAAACATGGCGTCGGCCGCATCGATCATGTTGAGAACCGACTTGTCGGCATTAAATCGCGTGAAGTGTACGAATGTCCTGGCGCGATGACGCTCATTAAAGCGCATAAAGAGTTAGAAGATTTAACACTTGTTAAAGAAGTCGCTCACTTCAAGCCGATCATTGAGCAAAAAATCGCAGAAGTCATCTATAACGGCCTTTGGTTTTCACCACTAAAAGATGCGCTCGTTGCGTTTTTAAAGGAAACACAAAAAAATGTTACAGGCGTTGTACGCGTGAAATTGTTTAAAGGCCATGCGATTGTAGAAGGTCGGAAATCTCCGTTTTCGTTATATGATGAAAAATTAGCGACGTATACAGCAGAAGATGAATTCGATCATCAAGCGGCTGTCGGATTTATTTCTCTATTTGGCTTGCCTACAAAAGTATATAGCATCGTCAATGGAGAAAAGAAGGTGAGCGTGTGA